The Pseudomonas multiresinivorans DNA window GCGAGCAGCAGGCCCTGGCCGAGAATCCGTCGCAGCGCTCCGCCGTCGTCGCGTCCAGCCGCCTGCGCGGAGAAACCGGTGGTGCCCATGCGCAGGAAGCCCAGCACTCCCACCAGCAGCGTATAGAGCCCGCCGCCGACGGCGACGGCGCCCAGCTGGTGCGCGTGTGGCAGGTGGCCGATCACCGCGCTGTCGACCAGGGTGACCAGCGGCACGGAGACGTTGGAGAGGATCATCGGCGCGGCGAGCGCCCAGACACGGCGGTGGGTCGGTGAATGCCGCCAGGCTTCGAGCAGGGAATTCATTCGGGGCTCCTGAGCAGGCCCGCAGTATAGCGAGCCACCTCAGGGGCTGTAGGAGCGAGCTTGCTCGCGAACCGCATAGCACCGTGCCTTGCAGGTTCGCGAGCAAGGGCTATGCGCCCCCCTCGTTCCTACGAAAAGCAGAAAGCGCCCTGGGCGCTCAGCCGGTCTTCTTGCGATAGGCGCAGTAGCCAGGGCGCGGGCCGACCTGCGGGTGGTTGCGGCAGGTGTCCGGGCGCTTGGCGTAGACGCTGCAGAGGCGGGTCTTGCGGTCGAGGAAGTAGCAGTCGCCGTTGCTGGTGCGGGTCAGGGTGAAGATGCCGCTCTTCTGGTTGAAGCGCTCGACGACGCCTTCCTTCAGCAGGCGCTTGGCGATGTTCTTCGCCGGTTCGTCGCGCTCGAATTCGTCGACCACGCCGATCCGGATCAGGTCGTTGACGTTCACTTCCGCCGGCATGGTGCAGCAGGTGGCGTTGCAGTCCTTGCACAGGCCCGAGGTGTACTTGGCCCAGGTTTCCAGGCGGTCCAGTTCGGCGTTGGCGATCAGCGGTGGTTTTCTCATGGGGGCATTCGGCGGGGCGTTGCGAAGGCGCGCATCATAGTGGTGAGGCGGAACAATTGCGCGCTCTTTCGACGAAGGGCCTCAGAGTGCTGCCAACCCGCCGTGCTCCCGCAGGTGGGCGTTGAGCGCTGGATAGCAGAGGCGGAACCAGGGGGTGAAGCGGTCCGGGGCGGCGGCCATTTCCACTTCCAGGTCGGCCAGGCTGATGTAACGGAAGTCATCGGCCTCCTCGGGATCGGGGTGGGGCGGCTGATTGTCCACGGCAGCGAAGATATGCCCGTACTCGTTTTCGATGAGGCCGCCGGGCAGCTCCAGGCAGTAGCTGAACTCGAACAACTTGTGCAGGTGTACATGGACACCCATCTCCTCGCCCAGCCGGCGTTCGGCGGCGTTGAGCGCGGTTTCGTCGGGGTAGGGGTGGCCACAGCAACTGTTGCTCCACAGCCCGCCGCAGTGGTACTTGGCTTGCGCGCGGCGTTGCAGCAGCAGTTCCCCTGCCGTGTTGAACAGATAGACCGAGATGGCCCGATGCCGCAGGCCCTGACGGTGCGCCTCGAGTTTCTCCAGTGTGCCGACGGGGTTGTCGTGTTCGTCGACCAGAATCACCTGGATATCCGTCATGCAAGATCTCCCTCGGGGAATCCGAAATGCAGCCGGCCCAGGCGCATCAGGCCCAGTAGCAGGCAACTGAGGTGGCCGTTGTCGAGCAGCGAGCCGTCCAGCAGGCGCGTCTGCACCTCCGTCAGCGGCAGCGTCAGCACGAAGATGTGTTCGTCATCGTCCGGCTGCGGTTCGCGTACCCGTTGCCCGCCCGTGGCAAGGAAGGCATGCAGGAGGTTGTCATGGGTGCCGGGGTTGGGTGAGAGCGACAGCAACGGCTCGACCTGGTCGAACACATAGCCGGTCTCCTCCAGCAGCTCGCGCCGAATGGCATGTTCGCGGTCGGCGTCGTCCGGCTTGACCCAGCCGCCGGGCAGCTCCACTACCCAGCCTCGAACGCCATGGCGGTACTGGCGCACGAGGAGCAGCTCGCCATCGCGGGTCAGCGCCGTGGCATTGACCCAGTCCGGGTACTCGAGAACGTAGGCGGTTTCCGGCTCGTCGCGGCCCGGCCAGCGCAGGCTGTCGCGACGCAGGTTGAAGGTGCGGGAGCCGAATAGCCATTCCGACGGCTCGTCGCTGTGCGGGAGTGTATCCATGGCGTGACTCGGCACGGTCCGGGTCCCAGCAGCATAGCCAGTGTGGCTTGGTTGTCGGGCCCGCCCGTCGGTCCGCTCAGCCCCTGCGGATCATCCAGATACCGATGGCGATGGCGACCATGCCGGCGACCTTCATGGCGCTGACCGGCGCTTCCTTGAAGCCGGCCCAGCCGAAGTGGTCCAGGGCCAGCGCCATGCCCAGTTGCCCGGCGAGCACCAGCACCATGAACATCAGCGCACCGACGCGCGGCGCGGCGAAAGCGGCGATGAAGATGAAGAACATCCCCAGGAAGCCGCCGCACCACTGCCACCAGGGCATCCCGCGCATCGCTGCGAGGCTGGGGAATTCACGGTTGGCCAGGGTCAGCGCGAGCAGGCCGAGCATGCCGACGAAGAAGGAAATCAGCGCGGCGGCCAGTACGCTGGACACCTGCTTGGCCAACTGGCCGTTGATGCCCGCCTGCAACGGCAGGCAGGCTCCGGCGATCAGCGGCAGGACGAACAGCCACCAGGGCGGTGTAGGCATGGGAAACTCCGGAAGCGGTTCGCGGGCAGAGCGGCGACGGGCCGGCCTGCGGTCGAAGGATGAAATGTAGCCGCGTAGTATGCACCAGACCGGAGCATTGCTCCCGTCCCGATGGAGGTCCCGATCATGGCCACCCGCGCTTCCCGCGTCTTCAGCATCCGCATCGAGCGGACTCGCGATGCGGCCTACGACTTCCTCGCCGACCCGAAGAATTTCCCCTACTGGGCTTCCGGGCTGTGCAGCGCCATCGCGCCGCTTGAAGGCGACCTGTGGCTGGCGCAGACACCCCAGGGGCCCCTGCGCGTGCGCTTCTCGCCGCGCAACGGGTTCGGCGTGCTGGACCACGACGTGCTGCCCGAGCAGGCGCCGGCCATTCATATCCCGCTGCGCTTGATCCCCAATGGCGATGGCTGCGAGTTGCAGTTGACCCTGCTGCGCCAGCCGCAGATGGACGACGCCACCTTCGAACGCGACGCCCAGTGGGTCGAGCGCGACCTGCAGGCGATCAAGGTGTTGCTGGAGGGTTGACTGCTCGGACCTGTAGGAGCTCCCCATGGGCGCGAGCCCAAGATGGGATTCCAGCACTGCCTCAAGCGATCGCGGATGAATCCGCTCCTACCCACATGCTAAAGCTGGTGTAGGAGCGGACTCTGTCCGCGATGGGCCTCCGCCACGCCAGAGCATCATGGATAACGTCGTTACAACCGCGCGGCCAGTTCGGCGCCCTCGCGGATGGCCCGTTTGGCATCCAGCTCCCGCGCCACGCTGGCGCCGCCGATGACGTGGTAGCGCAGGTTCTCCGCCGCCAGTGTCGGTTGCAGTTCCAGGAGGGGTTCCTGGCCGGCGCAGATCACCACGTTGTCCACGGCCAGGCATTGCTCCTGGCCATCGACACGGACGTGCAGGCCGTCATCGTCGATGCGCAGGTACTCGACGCCGCCAAGCATTCGCACACCGTGATGCCTGAGGTGCGCACGGTGCACCCAGCCGCTGGTCTTGCCCAGCCCGGCGCCGGGCTGGCCGGCCTTGCGTTGCAGCAGCCAGAGCTGCCGGCGCGATGCGGGGGCGACAGGCGGGATCAGGCCGCCCGCAGTGGCGTTGTCCAGATCGATGCCCCACTGGCCGAGCCACTCGCCCAGCGGCTGCGGACCATCACGCTCGGTGAGCAGGAAGCTGGCGACGTCGAAGCCGATGCCACCGGCGCCGATCAGCGCGACCTTCGCGCCCACCGCTGCGCCACGCAGCACGTCGAGGTAGCTGAGCACCTTGGCGTGGCCGATGCCCGGAATCGACGGCGTGCGCGGCTGGATGCCGGTGGCGACTATCACCTCGTCGTACTCGCCGCTCAGTTCGCCGCGCCGGATGCGCCGGCCCAGTTGCACCTCGACACCCAGTTCACCCAGGCGTACGGCGAAGTAGCGCAGCGTCTCGTGGAATTCCTCCTTGCCCGGCACGCGCTTGGCCAGGTTGAACTGCCCGCCGATCTCCCCGGCGGCTTCGAACAGCGTTACCCGGTGCCCGCGCTCGGCGGCGACGCAGGCGGCGGACAGCCCGGCAGGCCCCGCGCCGATCACCGCGATGCGCTTTTGCACGCGCGCCTTGCGGTAGCGCAGTTCGGTCTCGAACGCCGCGCGCGGGTTGACCAGGCAGCTGGCGCGGCGATTGGCAAAGGCGTGGTCCAGGCAGGCCTGGTTGCAGGCGATGCAGGTGTTGATCGAGTCCGCGCGCCCGGCGGCAGCTTTCTCCACGAACTGCGGGTCGGCCAGCAGGGGCCGGGCCATGGAGACGAGATCGGCGTGGCCCTCGGCGAGCAGCCGCTCGGCGACTTCCGGCGTGTTGATGCGGTTGCTGGCGATCACCGGCACGCGCAACTCACGGCGCAGGCGTGCGGTGACTTCGGCGAAGGCGGCGCGCGGCACCGAGGTCACGATGGTTGGCACCCGCGACTCGTGCCACCCGACGCCGGTGTTGAGCAGGTCGATGCCGGCGCCTTCCAGGGCTCGTGCAACGGTGCGCACCTCGTCCCAGCTGTTGCCGCCTTCCACCAGGTCGAGCAGCGACAGGCGGTAGCTGACGACGAAGCGTTCTCCCAGGGCGCGACGTGTGCGGCGGACGATCTCCAGCGGCAGGCGCATGCGGTTGCCCAGGTCGCCGCCCCAGCGGTCCTGGCGCTGGTTGGTGCGCGGGCAGAGGAACTGGTTCAGCAGGTAGCCTTCGCTGCCCATGATCTCGACGCCG harbors:
- a CDS encoding NADPH-dependent 2,4-dienoyl-CoA reductase produces the protein MSSAASPFPHLLAPLDLGALQLRNRVVMGSMHTGLEDRLWDFGKLAAYYRERARGGVGLIITGGFAPNREGWLLPLGSSLTSGLQVPAHRRLTQAVHREGGRILLQILHAGRYGYHPLVVSASPLKSPISWFAPRELSERGILRTIAAFVRCAKLAHAAGYDGVEIMGSEGYLLNQFLCPRTNQRQDRWGGDLGNRMRLPLEIVRRTRRALGERFVVSYRLSLLDLVEGGNSWDEVRTVARALEGAGIDLLNTGVGWHESRVPTIVTSVPRAAFAEVTARLRRELRVPVIASNRINTPEVAERLLAEGHADLVSMARPLLADPQFVEKAAAGRADSINTCIACNQACLDHAFANRRASCLVNPRAAFETELRYRKARVQKRIAVIGAGPAGLSAACVAAERGHRVTLFEAAGEIGGQFNLAKRVPGKEEFHETLRYFAVRLGELGVEVQLGRRIRRGELSGEYDEVIVATGIQPRTPSIPGIGHAKVLSYLDVLRGAAVGAKVALIGAGGIGFDVASFLLTERDGPQPLGEWLGQWGIDLDNATAGGLIPPVAPASRRQLWLLQRKAGQPGAGLGKTSGWVHRAHLRHHGVRMLGGVEYLRIDDDGLHVRVDGQEQCLAVDNVVICAGQEPLLELQPTLAAENLRYHVIGGASVARELDAKRAIREGAELAARL
- a CDS encoding NUDIX hydrolase, whose amino-acid sequence is MDTLPHSDEPSEWLFGSRTFNLRRDSLRWPGRDEPETAYVLEYPDWVNATALTRDGELLLVRQYRHGVRGWVVELPGGWVKPDDADREHAIRRELLEETGYVFDQVEPLLSLSPNPGTHDNLLHAFLATGGQRVREPQPDDDEHIFVLTLPLTEVQTRLLDGSLLDNGHLSCLLLGLMRLGRLHFGFPEGDLA
- a CDS encoding YkgJ family cysteine cluster protein, which gives rise to MRKPPLIANAELDRLETWAKYTSGLCKDCNATCCTMPAEVNVNDLIRIGVVDEFERDEPAKNIAKRLLKEGVVERFNQKSGIFTLTRTSNGDCYFLDRKTRLCSVYAKRPDTCRNHPQVGPRPGYCAYRKKTG
- a CDS encoding SRPBCC family protein; its protein translation is MATRASRVFSIRIERTRDAAYDFLADPKNFPYWASGLCSAIAPLEGDLWLAQTPQGPLRVRFSPRNGFGVLDHDVLPEQAPAIHIPLRLIPNGDGCELQLTLLRQPQMDDATFERDAQWVERDLQAIKVLLEG
- the idi gene encoding isopentenyl-diphosphate Delta-isomerase, with product MTDIQVILVDEHDNPVGTLEKLEAHRQGLRHRAISVYLFNTAGELLLQRRAQAKYHCGGLWSNSCCGHPYPDETALNAAERRLGEEMGVHVHLHKLFEFSYCLELPGGLIENEYGHIFAAVDNQPPHPDPEEADDFRYISLADLEVEMAAAPDRFTPWFRLCYPALNAHLREHGGLAAL
- a CDS encoding DMT family transporter, with translation MPTPPWWLFVLPLIAGACLPLQAGINGQLAKQVSSVLAAALISFFVGMLGLLALTLANREFPSLAAMRGMPWWQWCGGFLGMFFIFIAAFAAPRVGALMFMVLVLAGQLGMALALDHFGWAGFKEAPVSAMKVAGMVAIAIGIWMIRRG